Genomic segment of Oncorhynchus clarkii lewisi isolate Uvic-CL-2024 unplaced genomic scaffold, UVic_Ocla_1.0 unplaced_contig_586_pilon_pilon, whole genome shotgun sequence:
AATGGGAGGAGTGGAGCTGGCTGTCTAGGGTGTGGCAGCGCCGGCGAAACCCGGAGCTGATGATGTCATGATGCCCATGTGAACTGACTGGGCTGCAGCTCTTCTCCTGGACCGGGCTGGTGCCACACTGGCTGCCACGACGACTACTACCGTCACTGACGCCTGACCCCCGTTCCGGTGACCTCATCACCCCTGTCGCCATGACAACAGTGCTCTCCTGGTGCCTCCCCACTAGCCCTCTGGGGATGAGGTCGGCCGAGCCAATGGGGAAGGAGATCATGATGTTACCAGTGGACACTGGACGTGGTCGGTGGCGGTGGGGGCGGGGACTCATGCTGGGTTCAGGGCTGGGCAGGAGGGCGTAAGGGTCGGGGAGGCCAGATGAGAGGCAGCTAAACCGAGAGTCATATGGGTCACACACAGCCTGGTACTGGGCTTGCGCTTGGGCAGGATACTGACTCTGGTGCTGGATGTGGGCCTGGGTCTGAGGTGGGTTTAGCGGACTGTGGCGCAGGCTGTACCCCTTTTCAGGTTTCATCTCTCCCAGAGGACTGCGGCTCTCGTTCTCCTTGTCAGAGAGGCTCTCCGCAGACGTGGTGGAAGTGACCCTGCCGATGACCTTTGACCCCCTCTGGGCCTGCTCTCTCTCCACATACTCCCTCGACCTCCTCAGAAGGCTCTGGAAACTCACATCCTGACCGCCCCCTATCtcgtcctctcccctcctcatctcctcctctacctcccacctctcctcctctacctgcttctctctctcctcttccctgtacCCATTCAGGACTATGGGGGACtcaggtggaggggtggtgggcCGATCCGTAATGTGTAGCCCAACCACACCACCCCCCCTGGGTAGCCCAGGGGAGTCTGTCACCAGGGTGTAGCCATTCACTGTCTCAGGTTTTGGGGAAAGGCAATATGGCGGAGTTGGTAGATCCATTTTACCCTCCATCTCTGGTACTTTGTCCACCTGTAgtaagagaggcagagagaagaggggaattAACACAAATAATCCGATATGGGATGCGTCCAAAAAAGCACCCTTCTCCCTTTATAACAagcacccttttccctttataacaagcacccttttccctttataaCAAGCACCCTTTATAACAAGCACCCTTCTCCCTTTATAACAATCACCCTTCTCCCTTTATAACAagcacccttttccctttataaCAACCACCCTTTATAACAAGCACCCTTCTCCCTTTATAACAATCACCCTTCTCCCTTTATAACAATCACCCTTCTCCCTTTATAACAATCACCCTTCTCCCTTTATAACAAGCACCTCTTTCCCTTTATAACAAGAACCCTTCTCCCTTTATAACAAGCACCCTTTATAACAagcacccttttccctttataaCAAGCACCCTTCTCCCTTTATAACAATCACCCTTCTCCCTTTATAACAAGCACCTCTTTCCCTTTATAACAAGAACCCTTCTCCCTTTATAACAAGCACCCTTTATAACAATCACCCTTCTCCCTTTATAACAATCACCCTTTATAACAATCACCCTTCTCCCTTTATAACAAGCACCTCTTTCCCTTTATAACAAGCACCCTTCTCCCTTTATAACAAGCACCCTTTATAACAagcacccttttccctttataaCAAGCACCCTTTATAACAAGCACCCTTCTCCCTTTATAACAATCACCCTTCTCCCTTTATAACAATCACCCTTCTCCCTTTATAACAATCACCCTTTATAACAATCACCCTTCTCCCTTTATAACAATCACCCTTCTCCCTTTATAACAATCACCCTTCTCCCTTTATAACAATCACCCTTTATAACAATCACCCTTCTCCCTTTATAACAATCACCCTTCTCCCTTTATAACAAGCACCTCTTTCCCTTTATAACAATCACCCATTATAACAATCACCCTTCTCCCTTTATAACAATCACCCTTCTCCCTTTATAACAATCACCCTTCTCCCTTTATAACAATCACCCTTCTCCCTTTATAACAagcacccttttccctttataaCAAGCACCCTTTATAACAAGCACCCTTTATAACAAGCACCCTTCTCCCTTTATAACAAGCACCTCTTTCCCTTTATAACAAGCACCCTTCTCCCTTTATAACAAGCACCCTTTATAACAAGCACCCTTCTCCCTTTATAACAAGCACCCTTCTCCCTTTATAACAAGCACCTCTTTCCCTTTATAACAAGCACCCTTCTCCCTTTATAACAagcacccttttccctttataaCAAGCACCCTTTATAACAAGCACCCTTCTCCCTTTATAACAATCACCCTTCTCCCTTTATAACAAGCACCCTTCTCCCTTTATAACAATCACCCTTCTCCCTTTATAACAATCACCCTTCTCCCTTTATAACAATCACCCTTCTCCCTTTATAACAagcacccttttccctttataaCAAGCACCCTTCTCCCTTTATAACAATCACCCTTCTCCCTTTATAACAATCACCCTTCTCCCTTTATAACAACCACCCTTTATAACAAGCACCTCTTTCCCTTTATAACAATCACCCTTCTCCCTTTATAACAAGCACCTCTTTCCCTTTATAACAATCACCCTTTATAACAAGCACCCTTTATAACAATCACCCTTCTCCCTTTATAACAATCACCCTTTATAACAATCACCCTTCTCCCTTTATAACAAGCACCTCTTTCCCTTTATAACAAGCACCCTTCTCCCTTTATAACAAGCACCCTTTATAACAAGCACCCTTCTCCCTTTATAACAATCACCCTTCTCCCTTTATAACAATCACCCTTCTCCCTTTATAACAATCACCCTTCTCCCTTTATAACAAGCACCCTTCTCCCTTTATAACAATCACCCTTCTCCCTTTATAACAAGCACCCTTCTCCCTTTATAACAATCACCCTTCTCCCTTTATAACAATCACCCTTCTCCCTTTATAACAAGCACCCTTCTCCCTTTATAACAAGCACCTCTTTCCCTTTATAACAAGCACCCTTCTCCCTTTATAACAAGCACCTCTTTCCCTTTATAACAATCACCCTTCTCCCTTTATAACAAGCACCCTTTATAACAAGCACCCTTCTCCCTTTATAACAAGCACCTCTTTCCCTTTATAACAAGCACCCTTCTCCCTTTATAACAAGCACCCTTTATAACAAGCACCCTTCTCCCTTTATAACAAGCACCCTTCTCCCATTATaactacccaagaagactcaaggctgtaatcgctaccaaaggtgcttcaacaaagtactgagtaaagggtctgaatacttatgtaaatgtgatttgcTAACATTACCCcaaaactatttttgctttgtcattatggggtatttgtgtAGATTGTCGATTGTCGAAAATCGATTTAATCCgatttagaataaagctgtaacagaacaaaatgtggaaaaagtcaagaggtctgaacactttcctaatgtactgtatgtgtatattatgtgtgtgtgagcaaatcagtgagtgtttgtatgtgtgttggagtatcagtgtgtgtttgtatgtgtgttggagtatcagtgtgtgtttgtatgtgtgttggagtatcagtgagtgtttgtatgtgtgtgtgttgtagtatcagtgagtgtttgtatgtgtgtgggagtatcagtgagtgtttgtatgtgtgtgtgttgtagtatcagtgagtgtttgtatgtgtgtgtgttgtagtatcagtgagtgtttgtatgtgtgtgtgttgtagtatcagtgagtgtttgtatgtgtgtgtgttgtagtatcagtgagtgtttgtatgtgtgtgggagtatcagtgagtgtttgtatgtgtgtgtgttgtagtatcagtgagtgtttgtatgtgtgttgtagtatcagtgagtgtttgtatgtgtgttggagtatcagtgagtgtttgtatgtgtgtgggagtatcagtgtgtgtttgtatgtgtgttggagtatcagtgagtgtttgtatgtgtgttggagtatcagtgagtgtttgtatgtgtgttggagtatcaacatgtgtttgtatgtgtgttggagtatcagtgagtgtttgtatgtgtgtaggagtatcagtgtgtgtttgtatgtgtgtaggagtatcagtgtgtgtttgtatgtgtgttggagtatcagtgtgtgtttgtatgtgtgttggagtatcaacatgtgtttgtatgtgtgttgtagtatcagtgagtgtttgtatgtgtgttggagtatcagtgagtgtttgtatgtgtgttgtagtatcagtgtgtgtttgtatgtgtgttggagtatcagtgtgtgtttgtatgtgtgtgggagtatcagtgtgtgtttgtatgtgtgtaggagtatcagtgtgtgtttgtatgtgtgttggagtatcagtgtgtgtttgtatgtgtgttggagtatcaacatgtgtttgtatgtgtgttggagtatcagtgagtgtttgtatgtgtgtgggagtatcagtgagtgtttgtatgtgtgtgtgttgtagtatcagtgagtgtttgtatgtgtgtgtgttggagtatcagtgagtgtttgtatgtgtgttggagtatcagtgagtgtttgtatgtgtgtgtgttgtagtatcagtgagtgtttgtatgtgtgtcggagtatcagtgagtgtttgtatgtgtgttggagtatcagtgagtgtttgtatgtgtgtgggagtatcagtgtgtgtttgtatgtgtgttggagtatcagtgtgtgtttgtgtgtgtgttgtagtatcagtgagtgtttgtgtgtgtgttgtagtatcagtgagtgtttgtatgtgtgttggagtatcagtgagtgtttgtatgtgtgttggagtatcagtgtgtgtttgtatgtgtgttggagtatcagtgtgtgtttgtatgtgtgttggagtatcagtgagtgtttgtatgtgtgttggagtatcaacatgtgtttgtatgtgtgtcggagtatcagtgagtgtttgtatgtgtgttggagtatcagtgagtgtttgtatgtgtgttggagtatcagtgagtgtttgtatgtgtgttggagtatcagtgagtgtttgtatgtgtgttgtagtatcagtgtttgtttgtatgtgtgttggagtatcagtgagtgtttgtatgtgtgtgggagtatcagtgtgtgtttgtatgtgtgtgggagtatcagtgtgtgtttgtatgtgtgttggagtatcagtgagtgtttgtatgtgtgttggagtatcagtgagtgtttgtatgtgtgttggagtatcagtgtgcgtagtgtgtagggccctgtgagtgtgcatagtcagtgcaaaaataagaataaaatagaAAGCTCAACTCAGATAGTCCGTGTAGCCATTTCGTTAGATagtgtattttgctgttcagaaacctgttggtgtcagacttgatgcaccagtaccgcttgccatgcggaagcagagagaacagtctatggcagGGTTCCCCTAGCTGGTGGTTTACTTGGCCCCCAAAATTTCTGAGCAAAAGAAAAAGTTTGTTGAATTTTCATTGTtggagattttttttaaactgtaaaaacacaaggaaatcagctccaagtgattttaatatGGGAAATCTGTTCCCACAACCATCCAGataatctagttgatgatccttggtctacggcttgggtggttggagtctttgggAAATGGATGTCTGAGACTGACCTGAGCACTGTCCAGGATGTCCTGAACCCTGGCCAGCAGGCTGCTGCTGCGTAGTGCCTGTCTGTCCACCTCCAGCTGGGCAGCCCTCTGTCTGTACTGGGACATCTCGCTGCGCTGCTCCACACTCAGCTGAGGATGGatcacaataaacacacacagtcagagagacacacacacaaacaagaatacatacagtgccttgcaaaagtattcggcccccttgaactttgcgaccttttgccacatttcaggcttcaaacataaagatataaaactggatTTTTTTGTGAAGCAtcgacaacaagtgggacacaatcatgaagtggaacgacatttattggatatttcaaacttttttaacaaatcaaaaactgaaaaattgggcgtgcaaaattattcagcccctttactttcagtgcagcaaactctctccagaagttcagtgaggatctctgaatgatccaatgttgacctaaattactaatgatgataaatacaatccacctgtgtgtaattaagtctccgtataaatgcacctgcactgtgatagtctcagaggtccgttaaaagcgcagagagcatcatgaagaacaaggaacacaccaggcaggtccgagatactgttgtgaagaagtttaaagccggatttggatacaaaaagatttcccaagctttaaacctcccaaggagcactgtgtaagcgataatattgaaatggaaggagtatcagaccactgcaaatctaccaagacctggccatccctctaaactttcagctcatacaaggagaagactgatcagagatgcagccaagaggcccatgatcactctggatgaactgcagagatctacagctgaggtgggagactctgtccataggacaacaatcagtcgtatattgcacaaatctggcctttatggaagagtggcaagaagaaagccatttcttaaagatatccataaaaagtgttgtttaaagtttgccacaagccacctgggagacacaccaaacatgtggaagaaggtgctctggtcagatgaaaccaaaattgaactttttggcaacaatgcaaaacgttatgtttggcgtaaaagcaacacagctgaacacaccatccccactgtcaaacatggtggtggcagcatcatggtttgggcctgcttttcttcagcagggacagggaagatggttaaaattgatgggaagatggatggagccaaatacaggaccattctggaagaaaacctgatggagtctgcaaaagacctgagactgggacggagatttgtcttccaacaagacaattttccaaaacataaagcaaaatctacaatggaatggttcaaaaataaacatatccaggtgttcgaatggccaagtcaaagtccagacatgaatccaatcgagaatctgtggaaagaactgaaaactgctgttcacaaatgctctccatccaacctcactgagctcgagctgttttacaaggaggaatgggaaaacatttcagtctctcgatgtgcaaaactgatagagacataccccaagcgacttaaagctgtaatcgcagcaaaaggtggcgctacaaagtattaacttaagggggctgaataattttgcacgcccaatttttcagtttttgatttgttaaaaaagtttgaaatatccaataaatatcgttccacttcatgattgtgtcccacttgttgttgattcttcacaaaaaaatacagttttatatctttatgtttgaaacctgaaatgtggcaaaaggtcgcaaagttcaagggggccgaatactttcgcaaggcactgtacatagtcaGATAAAGACAAACACAGACAGGCGCGCATGCACCAACACACATTCTCGCCTGGGTCTCTCGGAATCCATGTGACAATGTTTATATTACACTTAGCACATTTTTTTCTATCTAGAACCTCAAAGGGTTCTTCGACTGTTCCTATAtgttacatctgctcctgccacgccctatacttctcatcctgtgtctccctaacctgccacctcttcctctctctgtgtgtgtgtgaatgtgtggtcggagacaggtgtgctggaggcaGACCAGaaccccaccagctgcaacccgttccataatcaagacctctacaaatactcatgCCTGCCACTTTCACGGTGCCAGATCGTAACCTCTGTTTTTAGCGGTTTGTACCTGCTTAGATCTTGTTTTCGTGTTATGCCTGTTTTCTCTTACATGACACCgttttcctctccgctacagttctgcACGCTCTGACTCTGgcccctgtctccagtcccacgtcttgtcatcctgctactctgtcctggacccccccccccccccccccccctctccggaCCCGCTTACCCAGTCCCAACTcccctcgctccagcctcagccgcCGCACCTGGCTTCCTGCAACCCGCCcgagcttcccctggcctgcacccCATGTTCCCCGTGTGTTCAAATCAATACcttggttacctcatcccagtctccttgtctgagtctgctcttgggttcacctGTTCCGCTCCGCGTGACACTATAGGATAACCATTTGAAGaacattttgggttccatgtagaaccttttctacagagggttctacatacaacccaaaaggattctacctggaaccaaaaaggtttctcctatggggacagctgaagaacccttttgcaaccctttttttctaagagtgtagggtaCTTCTTCCTTAGAACACAACAGTCAAGTTCTGGAATGTGGGACAGAGCCAGAGTAGGCCTAATGACCTTCCCTCTAATCAActctcaaatctctctctctcaaatctctctctctctctccaattcaaggggctttattggcatgggaaacgtatgtttacattgccaaattaagttaaataaacaataaaaaatgaacagtcaACATTACACTCAACAAAAgctccaaaggaatagagacatttcaaatgttatattatgtctatatacagtgttataacgatgttcaaatagttaaagtacataagtgaaaataaataaacataaatataggttgtatttacaatggtgtttgttcttcactggttgcccttttcttgtggcaacaggtcacaaatcttgctgtggTGATGTATTTTacctaatagatatgggagtttatccaaatttgatttattttaaaattctttgtgggtctgtgtaatctgagggaagtatgtgtctctatggtcatacatttggcaggaggaagtgcagctcagtttccacctcatctcCTGCACACGTacgcacagatgcacacacacaaacccacaaggcatgcacaaacacacacccctctctatcCCCACTCTCACAAACATTTCCTTCACACAGCTCCTCCCAGTAAACGTAATCAGGCAGCAGTAAGACAACATGGATCAGACAACACCCCCACCCCGGTGGGGACAAGTAACATTTCTTAGGGGGCATAATGATGCTCTCCTCCCCCTGGCAAAGAGGGATACTTTTTCCAATAAAACTAAGTTCATGAAGTGGTCATACATTGATCCAGACTGATGCTAATATTGAGTTTTATTGGTAAGATGTGTGTGTCATATCCAGCGATGACTAaaagggcaatctgtagttgcatGAATTTTTGGACttaaattaattatatgtacctattgtttcttgaagaatataacttatgagtttagttcaactgtagTACTCCATCAGAACCCCCAAAATAAGCTTGTttgactccaatgtttgtaaacaaagtaaaagtaaacaaacactatatagcctcaaaacatagttaaaactacactgtttatatcatggatggtcagccacgtctgtctatgaatttgagtggttacatttctcaagCCCCATCCCCAtatttttaccaaaacagggaCAGGGAATATGCTTTGAACCATTGATTGCCCCTTCAATACTCTGTGATTTAACAAAATAAACAATGACGTGTTTTTTATGGTGACTCTTTCTCTAAGACATGTGAATTACAAAATGTTTAAGCCAGatatttgttgtgtgtgtgtgggcataaTGGTGTGTGTCCACTCAATGCCCATTGCTCACAATGCCACATTGTAAACCAAAGGATCATTGCATTTGGTTACCATGCAACTTGAGAGTTACAAAACCCCAGACAGGAGAAtacccacacatacacaaactCTCCTGGggaaccatgttgttgtcatgggaGAAAACAAAGTCAACCCCATCCCAACAAACTACGCTCACTGGGCTGAATCCTAATTGGATATAAGTATGCTTAACTTAACTCAAACATTTGTGCACCTTTTATGCAGAAGGTTGGAATTACATGCATGGATAATAACTATGATTAGGATTTAGCCCACAATATATACAATGTACTTAAGGGATAATCAACAAGAGGCATGAGTCCTATGGACAATAATGAATgacgtggaaggtgtgttccacgACGCACTAGCGGAGTGGGACTGACCTTCCAAGGAGTGACATTATTTTTCTTAGAACGCATAGCACCTTGTTAATTATCCCTTTTATCCCATggctataattgaacacatttgccACTTGAAATGTATTCATTTGCAGGTACAAATGGGTTCAACATTCACTGAAGTAGATAGCAAGTTTACTAGACAGCTACCGTAGTTGCTTTGGTAACCAAGCAAACAgccttgctagtttagctaaccaaaccatcagtcctagcttgaTATTATGAACATCGAAATCAACAATGCCAATAATGATTTACATTTCAAAGAGCTTGTAAGAACTGAAGGCATTGAATTCTACCGTGCTGATATACTGTTcattatagggaaataatgcacgctctagaatgTCTTTCAAGACAATCAGAAAGGAGTTTTCAACAATTCCATGGTATACATCTACAGTACATCCAACGCTGGGGAGGAATTGGAAAAAAAGACACTGTAATATCCTGGAATTCACaaacagaaaaacacattttaacatgttaacatgttttcactttgataCAACTCCATTCCACCCCTGACCTTATGTTATATCTATGTCTATACAGCTCTCTGCACCTGCCCTTTCCCCCAGAATATGTCCTTACCAAGGGGGAGAGCACAGCCCTTCCATGGAAGTGGATGAAGGAGAGAGCTTCCACAGGACCAGTTGGCTCACAACCTGTCTGTTGGCCTTGGCTCTTCCCCTGGCTCTCCATCTGCAGTCTGGCCAGGCTCCGCAGACAGAAGTCCTCGTAACTCTCCATGTCCTTGTTTGGGCTCCAGCCTCTCAAAACGGCTGCTTACAACAGAGACACAGTCAGAAGAACAGTCATGAAGCGGTACAGTAGCCAACGACAGAGGGTATTTGACAAGACACTGGAGCCAGGTGATCAAGCCTGTAGGCTAAATGTCAACACAACAAGAagctctgcagtgtgtgtgaaccatgaaggcctgaggTTAGGCACTATCTGCTGTCAAGCTATGAACAACTGGAAGAGCCAGACAAACAAACACAAGGAGGGCTCTGTCTTTAGTCACTGTATATCTCACACAATCATCACATTCCACTCATGCTATTCTATTCTGAGAGGCATGATGAAGAATCATGTTTCTGATCAATGTGATTGCTTTTAAGGGAATGCTTGTCAGCAAAGACAATGAAGGtgcacacgcacgcaagcacacacatacacaatatttGATTTAAACCTGTAGTTAACCCACATTGATTGAGAATGAATGAGATCCTCATTATGAAATAATTAAGCAGCCGGATTGAATGCCCCACTGACCCAATATCTCGACCAGAATAAGTATGGTCAGATAATTACCGCAACACCAGTTCCATTTTCCTGATAATGTGGTTATTTCATGGATGAATAGATGTAATGAAAAGTAACCTGGGTCAGTGTGTGAATATCCTGTTTTATTATTGGTTCCCCCAGAGTAGGTAAATAACAGCCACGGCTAGTGGAAGACACAGTAGCATGTACGGTGTTATAGTCCACTCATTAACGTTACATGGCATGATACAAATTACAGTCAAGCGCATCTAGCCTACACTTTGATACATTGTAGCAGAATAGTCTGGCTGGCAAACAGTGCATCCTCAATACAATTTGCGGCATGGTAATAGTATTTGACTCGTGAAGCAAGCCATGCTTCTACAGCTGTGCCCAGCAGTGGCTGACTGACAGCGGGTTTTGTCCGTGcccatccctctcctcttacCCTGATTTTCTAGCGTGACATCCACAACCAATGACTCCGTGTATCTCTTTTCTTCCCCTAAATACAAAGTTTAAGACAAATGAATATCTCCTGGCGTCGTTTGTCTTATGGTTTCTGTTGCTTAAGGAATTTCAGAATCGTGAATTTCTCTTTTCTGTTTCAGGTTTGCCTCAAATGGTCCTCATCACATCGACCTCTTCCGGTCGCAACAGCGCCTCCTAGCAACATAATTTAGGCCCAGTTCCATTTCTATCCCCAGCACCTTCATTTCCCCTAGCCTCAGCCTCCAATGTTGAAAGGTGTAATATGATTTTAATAAGAAGCAATATGATGATGGAGCCACCAGGCCTAAATTGAGCCCAAATAGGAAATCCTGTCATTTCCTTTTTGCAATAGACACCAAAGGGGAAGATCATAAATAGGCATTTGGGACGGAAATGGAACAtcataattgtattttttttaattttatttaaaaatatatattttttaaattaacaaaTATCACCAAACAAAAGAGGAATAGTCACATGAAAATAAGCATACAAACAAACTATTTACGTTGCTAGGAATCCTAAACAAACaaatcatattaataatacaagTTTTAAACGcctttttgtttttaattttagTTAAAGTAGTGCCATAATGTTTAAACTCATTTATGAAGTGAAATAAGTTCGGTTTTTGAATTAGACCATTTgcatttgtgaatatgaaatttACCTAGTATTATTAGCAGTTGAATTAAATATA
This window contains:
- the LOC139402063 gene encoding centriolar coiled-coil protein of 110 kDa-like, with the protein product MESYEDFCLRSLARLQMESQGKSQGQQTGCEPTGPVEALSFIHFHGRAVLSPLLSVEQRSEMSQYRQRAAQLEVDRQALRSSSLLARVQDILDSAQVDKVPEMEGKMDLPTPPYCLSPKPETVNGYTLVTDSPGLPRGGGVVGLHITDRPTTPPPESPIVLNGYREEEREKQVEEERWEVEEEMRRGEDEIGGGQDVSFQSLLRRSREYVEREQAQRGSKVIGRVTSTTSAESLSDKENESRSPLGEMKPEKGYSLRHSPLNPPQTQAHIQHQSQYPAQAQAQYQAVCDPYDSRFSCLSSGLPDPYALLPSPEPSMSPRPHRHRPRPVSTGNIMISFPIGSADLIPRGLVGRHQESTVVMATGVMRSPERGSGVSDGSSRRGSQCGTSPVQEKSCSPVSSHGHHDIISSGFRRRCHTLDSQLHSSHSASGPGMDRSQERLPRFMGGVPRFAPSRRSLAAPLNQSYEVENPSATLIRPHVRPLTPDLSPCQMRLDPEGPQGPHDGRITPSSSLEEQDSKTEETQRRVSALEEMQRRLEEEHALQMSLLMAEQKREQQRLCQELDEKGKRLREQGCGRLLSGDGGLSPSCPGLSPTLSATDRSPRHSVHSMGFSSPLSSSDPSPSMQPPVYLWGPTWGASKPRGRLSQVVTVEQQRALCRLGAISCGFLTRRLLQTEKVKQLRQTIQDTQEFICSFQTEAPQKRGSISAQDLSLQERVRAQLRAARYDIHDIFFEMPLEERLALLQLDREVRTEKKLREMEKARSPNDRVLSAATQRSLDRKKRVGESPGQGRKVQKKPKSPPTNRILKPSQGQNASVPGQLNRQGLCVRSWYRNTPEDRVRRSDSLKKQNSLG